A window of Prolixibacter sp. SD074 contains these coding sequences:
- a CDS encoding RagB/SusD family nutrient uptake outer membrane protein, with translation MKKIIFLTLLAVVGTFYSCSDSWFELKPKGSASVSQFYNEKGINALLIGAYAALDGEGTDAGWAGTYAWAGSVSNWVWGSVASDDAYKGSEAGDQSTINPIERFEVTSTNGYVSDKWHALYDGIARCNEVLRAIAATPDDVLAADKKAWYAAQARFLRAHFYFDMTRTYKQVPYIDENTEAPESVPNDHMLWPEIEADFQYAVQNLNETEANVGFATKWAAETALARVYMFEAKYTEAKPLLDDVINNGPFVLMDDFKQNYLIAYNNNAESIFEVQYSVNDGAPESFNGGYGDALNFPYAPDIGVCCGFHQPTQNLVNAYKVDANGLPLFDTFNDSDIPSLDANGDPIGDTYTGTVDPRLDFTVGRPGLPYLDWGVQGGKTWVRDVGNGGPYLYKKNMFLKSERGTLSTTSGWATGVNANNYRMYRLAHVILWRAEVAAQENDLPTALKLVNEIRNRAKSSAVITFDDGTPAANYDVEPYTSFPDKDYALRAVQWEMRLEFAMEGMRFFDLVRWGIASDVMNAYLTEEATKRTHLAGTSFAAGKNEYFPIPQTQMDLSVVDGQSVLTQNPGY, from the coding sequence ATGAAAAAGATAATTTTCCTAACCTTATTGGCTGTTGTCGGAACGTTTTACTCTTGCTCCGACAGCTGGTTTGAATTGAAACCAAAAGGTTCAGCATCGGTTTCCCAATTCTACAATGAAAAGGGGATTAACGCTCTGTTGATTGGAGCATATGCGGCGCTTGATGGCGAGGGTACTGATGCCGGATGGGCTGGGACCTATGCCTGGGCTGGTTCGGTATCGAACTGGGTTTGGGGTTCAGTTGCTTCTGATGATGCTTACAAAGGTTCAGAAGCAGGTGACCAGTCAACCATTAACCCGATTGAGCGTTTTGAAGTTACCTCAACCAATGGTTATGTATCTGATAAATGGCATGCCTTGTATGATGGAATCGCTCGTTGTAACGAGGTGTTGAGGGCTATCGCTGCAACTCCGGATGACGTGTTAGCGGCAGACAAAAAAGCCTGGTATGCTGCCCAGGCCCGTTTCCTGCGTGCACATTTTTATTTTGATATGACCCGCACTTACAAGCAGGTACCTTATATCGATGAGAATACCGAAGCGCCTGAATCAGTCCCGAACGACCATATGTTATGGCCGGAGATTGAAGCGGACTTCCAGTATGCCGTACAAAACCTGAACGAAACAGAGGCCAATGTAGGTTTTGCGACCAAGTGGGCTGCTGAAACGGCCTTGGCACGGGTATATATGTTTGAGGCAAAATACACCGAAGCAAAACCCTTGCTGGATGATGTCATCAACAATGGTCCGTTTGTTTTGATGGACGATTTTAAGCAGAACTACCTGATAGCGTATAACAACAACGCAGAGTCGATTTTTGAGGTTCAGTATTCGGTGAATGATGGTGCTCCTGAATCCTTCAACGGAGGTTATGGTGATGCACTGAACTTCCCTTATGCCCCTGATATTGGTGTATGTTGCGGATTCCACCAGCCCACGCAGAACCTTGTGAATGCATATAAGGTTGATGCCAATGGTCTTCCATTGTTTGACACCTTTAACGATTCGGATATCCCAAGTCTCGATGCCAATGGAGATCCGATTGGCGATACCTATACTGGTACCGTTGATCCACGTCTGGATTTCACTGTTGGCCGTCCCGGCCTACCTTATCTTGACTGGGGTGTTCAAGGCGGAAAAACATGGGTTCGCGATGTTGGTAATGGCGGTCCCTACCTGTATAAGAAAAATATGTTCCTGAAATCCGAAAGAGGAACGTTGTCGACAACTTCTGGTTGGGCAACCGGTGTGAATGCCAACAACTACCGTATGTACCGTTTGGCTCATGTTATTCTGTGGCGTGCTGAAGTAGCTGCCCAGGAGAACGATCTGCCTACTGCTTTGAAGCTGGTAAATGAGATTCGTAACCGTGCAAAGAGTAGCGCTGTTATTACGTTTGATGATGGTACACCTGCTGCCAACTATGATGTTGAGCCGTATACTTCATTTCCTGATAAGGACTACGCATTGCGTGCCGTACAGTGGGAAATGCGTCTTGAATTTGCCATGGAAGGAATGCGTTTCTTTGACCTGGTACGATGGGGGATTGCTTCTGATGTAATGAATGCTTATCTGACGGAAGAGGCTACTAAGCGTACTCACCTGGCCGGTACTAGTTTTGCGGCCGGTAAGAACGAATATTTCCCGATTCCTCAGACGCAGATGGACCTATCAGTGGTTGATGGCCAAAGTGTATTAACTCAAAATCCCGGATATTAA
- a CDS encoding TonB-dependent receptor produces MKKCNLSSVPDGNWTRKLLTMLLLFVFMAGSVFAQTKTLRGTVTGEDGAPIPGVTVMVKGTAVGTVTDPDGKYNLTGIPADAQTLVVSYIGMKTQEIEIGNQTVINATLAPDVVGVDEVVVVGYGTQQKKSLTGSVASVSADELRAVPVANAASRLQGRVAGVTITNDNSPGGDATVRIRGYGTINNNDPLFVIDGVPTTGGLSRINPNDIESMTVLKDASSAAIYGVRAANGVVIITTKRGKAGKPKVSFDARYGVQRTTNKLDLLNTQEYGDLVWQVAANDSYLTGATVVPNHPQYGTGVSPQIPDYIIPTFSFEGDPNTDPSTYNNDDTAGLLNLITRANKQGTDWYDEIFDPAPIQEYNLGISGGTDKATYAISMGYLNQKGVVIHTGFERYSMRSNVDAQMTDWLKIGQSLGVSYTKRTGSYGANNDEGNAVSQAYRMQPIVPVYDIMGNFAGTKANGTGNGANPVANLTRDKDDWGTDLRILANAYMEVKLMKDLTFKTLGGVDLNNGRSKDYTIRNIEFAEAIATNSLSEYHGYTLQWNWANTLNYNKTINNTHYINVLVGSESVSNKYEEFTAGRSQFFSNDVDYRYLNAGETNQVNSGYATDWKTFSYFGRLNYDYMHKYLLEAVVRRDGSSRFGAANRWGTFPAFSAGWRISEESFMGDVPWLDDLKLRAGWGQSGNDQIGNYDTYAIYSATNWMSFYSISGDNTSSAAGFNNTSLANADVKWETTATTDIGLDMTVLDNRLEINLDWYHKKTTDMLYPVQLPATYGNATRPSVNIGDMKNTGYDVMLTYHGKVGKDFLFNVRANASHYKNEVIKLNDNTGEVLWGANLRQRTYTRSEAGHPISSFYGYEVVGIFNSWDEANAWPAFGDYNKPGRFKYKDQNGDGVIDADHDRTYIGSPHPDLTYGLNLDLTYKNWDMTMFFQGSLGNDVINYVNRWIDFNNFAGNRSKKRLYESWTVERYANGEKISLPIAESNDEASQDPNSFFVENGSYFRMKDLQVGYTLPKRLSNRWGIDRLRVYFQATNLFTITDYSGLDPEIRDTAGNADQRLGVDEGVYPTAQTFMFGVNLNL; encoded by the coding sequence CAGGATCAGTCTTTGCACAAACAAAGACCTTAAGAGGTACAGTAACCGGTGAGGACGGAGCACCCATCCCGGGTGTCACTGTCATGGTAAAAGGAACAGCAGTCGGTACCGTTACCGATCCCGACGGTAAATACAACCTGACGGGTATCCCCGCTGATGCACAAACATTAGTGGTTTCCTACATTGGTATGAAAACGCAGGAAATCGAAATAGGGAACCAGACTGTCATTAATGCCACATTGGCCCCTGATGTTGTGGGAGTAGATGAAGTGGTGGTTGTGGGTTATGGTACCCAACAGAAAAAATCGTTAACCGGTTCGGTAGCTTCCGTTTCGGCGGATGAGCTTCGTGCTGTTCCTGTTGCGAACGCTGCTTCCCGTCTGCAAGGACGTGTTGCCGGTGTAACCATTACCAACGACAACTCTCCTGGAGGTGATGCTACCGTGCGTATTCGTGGTTACGGTACCATTAACAACAACGATCCGTTGTTTGTAATTGACGGAGTACCTACTACCGGTGGTTTGAGCCGCATTAACCCGAACGATATTGAGTCGATGACTGTATTGAAAGATGCTTCTTCGGCTGCTATTTACGGGGTACGCGCTGCAAATGGTGTTGTCATTATCACGACCAAACGTGGTAAAGCCGGTAAGCCGAAAGTAAGTTTCGATGCCCGTTATGGTGTGCAGCGTACGACCAATAAACTCGACCTGTTGAATACACAGGAATATGGTGATTTGGTTTGGCAGGTGGCTGCCAACGACAGTTATCTCACAGGCGCTACTGTAGTACCCAACCATCCACAGTATGGAACCGGTGTTTCTCCGCAAATTCCGGATTACATCATCCCTACCTTTTCATTCGAAGGTGATCCGAACACAGACCCGTCCACTTACAATAATGATGATACAGCCGGGCTGCTCAATTTGATTACCCGGGCGAACAAGCAGGGAACTGACTGGTACGATGAAATTTTCGATCCGGCTCCTATCCAGGAGTATAACCTGGGTATATCGGGTGGAACAGATAAAGCTACCTATGCCATTAGTATGGGCTATCTGAACCAGAAGGGTGTTGTTATTCACACGGGTTTTGAGCGTTATTCCATGCGTTCGAATGTGGATGCTCAAATGACCGATTGGTTGAAGATTGGTCAGAGCCTGGGGGTTAGTTACACCAAACGTACGGGTTCATATGGGGCCAACAACGATGAAGGTAACGCCGTATCGCAAGCATACCGCATGCAGCCGATTGTTCCTGTTTATGACATCATGGGGAATTTTGCCGGTACCAAAGCAAACGGAACCGGTAACGGCGCCAACCCGGTTGCTAACCTGACCCGTGACAAGGATGACTGGGGAACTGATTTACGTATTCTGGCCAATGCCTATATGGAAGTGAAATTGATGAAGGACTTAACTTTCAAGACACTGGGTGGTGTAGACCTGAACAATGGCCGTAGCAAAGATTACACGATTCGTAACATTGAATTTGCTGAAGCGATTGCTACCAACAGCTTGTCTGAATATCATGGGTACACGCTGCAATGGAACTGGGCCAACACCCTGAATTACAACAAAACCATCAATAATACGCATTACATCAATGTACTGGTAGGTTCTGAGTCCGTTTCCAATAAGTATGAAGAGTTCACTGCAGGACGTAGTCAATTCTTCTCCAATGACGTGGATTACCGTTACCTGAATGCAGGTGAAACTAACCAGGTTAACAGTGGATATGCTACTGACTGGAAAACGTTCTCTTACTTTGGTCGTTTGAATTACGACTACATGCACAAGTACCTGCTGGAAGCGGTTGTTCGCCGTGATGGATCATCGCGTTTCGGCGCTGCTAACCGTTGGGGTACTTTCCCGGCATTCTCTGCCGGATGGCGGATTTCGGAAGAAAGCTTTATGGGTGACGTTCCCTGGCTGGATGACCTGAAACTGCGTGCTGGTTGGGGGCAAAGTGGTAATGACCAGATTGGTAACTACGATACTTACGCCATATATAGCGCCACAAATTGGATGTCCTTTTATTCAATTTCAGGAGATAATACATCGTCAGCAGCTGGTTTTAACAACACTTCACTGGCCAACGCGGATGTGAAATGGGAAACGACTGCCACTACGGACATTGGTTTGGATATGACCGTTTTGGACAACCGGTTGGAGATCAATCTTGACTGGTATCATAAGAAAACCACTGACATGCTCTATCCGGTACAGTTGCCTGCTACTTATGGTAATGCAACCCGTCCTTCTGTGAACATCGGCGACATGAAGAACACCGGTTATGATGTGATGCTTACCTATCACGGAAAAGTTGGCAAAGACTTCCTGTTTAATGTCAGGGCCAATGCATCACATTATAAGAACGAGGTTATTAAGTTGAATGACAATACAGGTGAGGTTCTTTGGGGGGCCAATTTGCGTCAACGTACCTATACCCGTTCAGAGGCCGGGCATCCGATTTCTTCTTTCTACGGTTATGAGGTTGTTGGAATTTTCAACAGTTGGGATGAGGCCAATGCCTGGCCAGCCTTCGGTGATTACAACAAGCCCGGTCGCTTTAAGTACAAAGATCAGAATGGTGACGGTGTCATTGACGCGGATCATGACCGTACTTATATTGGAAGCCCGCACCCCGACCTGACTTATGGTTTGAATCTCGATTTGACATACAAGAACTGGGATATGACCATGTTCTTCCAGGGATCACTTGGAAACGACGTTATCAATTACGTAAACCGCTGGATTGACTTTAACAACTTTGCCGGTAACCGTAGTAAAAAACGTTTGTATGAATCATGGACTGTCGAGCGTTATGCCAATGGTGAAAAGATTTCGTTGCCGATTGCTGAATCAAATGACGAAGCCAGTCAGGATCCGAACAGTTTCTTTGTTGAGAACGGTTCTTACTTCCGTATGAAGGATCTTCAGGTAGGCTATACGCTGCCTAAACGCCTTTCCAATCGCTGGGGAATCGATCGCCTGCGTGTTTATTTCCAGGCTACCAATCTATTTACGATAACTGACTATAGCGGATTGGATCCGGAAATCCGGGATACTGCTGGCAATGCAGATCAACGTCTGGGTGTTGATGAAGGTGTTTATCCGACAGCACAAACTTTCATGTTTGGTGTGAACCTGAACTTGTAA